Within the Butyrivibrio sp. AE3004 genome, the region CCTTACTCGTAACATGGGATTGGATTCAAAAACGTGCCTGATTATATATGTGGTAACTGTTATTGTTACGCTTATTCTTGAACATTGTTTTACTATTGCCAAGATTCTGGGAAGTATTATAGGATGCTTGGTTGTCGCTTTTCTATGCTATGAACTTAGTGATGTGACACCAATGAACACTCGGCTTATAATTACCTGTGTTGGAACAGTTATAACTATTTTGCTTAATATCAGATTTTGGATAAGATAAATAATTAAGCTCCCAATCGGGATTTGCGAGGAAAAGCAAAGAGTATGGAATTAGAGCCGGTGGAAGCAAAATCGAGTTAAACGATTCCTTTGCCATGTAGTTGTTTAAAACAGCTATGTGGCTTTTTTATATCATAAATTAGTTGACAAATACAACTAATGATTTTATCATTTAAATTCATAGGAGGGCATTCGATGGATAAGGTAAAACTATTTCGAGAAAGTACCAGAGAATTAGAACGTAATCTTGAGAAGCTAAACAGTTCTGATTGCTGTCAATGTAACGTTAATACATCTCAATGCTTTCTGGTTGTTGAGATAGGCAGAAAACCTGGAATATGTGTAAAGGAACTTGCTGAACTTCTTAAGATGGATAAAAGTGCTGTAAGCAGATCTGTAGAAGAACTTGTCCAAAAAGGATATGTTTTGCGAGAACCTTCAAAAAGGGACCGTAGATGTGTAGTGCTTAATCTGACTGATGAAGGAATGGCAAGATTCAATACAATAGAAAAAGATATGAATTTGAAGTTTGAGAGAGTTTTTTCGATGATTCCAAAGGAAAAACAGAGTCAGGTTTTAGAGGCATTAAATATCTATAATGATGCGATAAAAAAATCGGAGGTGGAATGCTGTGATTAGAGAAATGAGAGATGAAGACTGGGGGACAGTATCAGAGATTTACAAGCAGGGATTAGAAGAGGGAACATCAACTTTTAATACAGAGTGTCCTAGTTTTACTGAGTGGAATGAAGGTCACGTAAAGAATTGTAGGTTTGTTTTTGAGGAAGAAGGGAAGGTTGTAGGCTGGATAGCGTTAAGTCCTTCTTCGAGTAGGTGCGCATATAAAGGCTGCGTTGAAATGAGTGTATATGTTGATAGAAACTATAGAGGTCATGGGATAGGAACAGCTTTGGTAAATACGATTATCCGAGAAGCTGAGAAAGATGGATATTGGAGCATATATTCTGCAATATTTTCAATTAATAAAGCAAGTATAGCCTTACACAAAAAATGTGGTTTCAGGGAAATTGGCTATAGAGAAAGAATAGCTAAAGATCGATTCGGAAAATGGCAGAACACAACTCTTATGGAGTACAGAGCTTCATAATTAGTTTAAAGGAGAAGCTACTTATGACTATTGAAGAAAAAGCAAACAGGATTATTGAAGATATACGTAATGAAAAAGGCGTAAATCCTATCAAGATGTTTAAGTCAATGGCAAAGAAAGCGTATATAAGCATACATGGGCCAGAGCATCATATATTAGATGGGGCATGTCTTTTAATGGCTTATCATAATGCTGGTGGCAAAATAGATATAGACTATGCCTTGGAGAAGCTTTTGAAAGAAGGACTTCGGATGCCTGGAGCGATGTGCGGACTGTGGGGAATATGCGGAGCGATAACATCTATAGGAGCAGCTCTTTCTATTATTGATGGTACAGGACCACTTTCTGAGGATGGCTCATGGGGAGATCACATGGCATTTACATCAAGCGCCATAGGAGAACTTGGCCAGATAAATGGTCCAAGATGTTGTAAAAGAGATGCTATGATTGCGTTCAAGCATGGAATAGAGTACGTAAGACAGCACTACGGAGTGCAGATCGAATATGAGAAGCAACACTGTGAGTTCTCATCGCAGAACCAGCAGTGCATCAAAGAAAGATGCCCTTTCTTTGGATAATGGAAAGCTTTTGGTTTCGGACGATTTAGAAATTATGGAACTTTGAATTTCAGGATAATGAAATAAGCAAATCGGGATTAGTGGAGTAGAACATGGATAAAAAAAGGGCTTTGTCTGGCGCCATAATATTTATAACCCTGATGGGAATCGTAAGTCTGTTTTCGGACATGACTCATGAAGGCGCCAGAAGCATATTGGGCGAATATCTGAACCTCGCAGGGGCATCCGCTGCAACCATCGGATTTGTGTCCGGTATAGGAGAATTGTGCGGGTATTCACTAAGGCTCATATCCGGATTTATAGCAGATAAAACGAAGAAATACTGGACATTTGTTATCACAGGCTATGTAATACAGGCTCTGGCGATTCCTGCACTGGCACTCGTACCTGAACATGGCTGGATTTGGGCCTGCGGTCTTGTGATCCTGGAGCGTATCGGAAAAGCGATAAAAAAGCCTGCCAAAAACACATTGGTAAGCTTTGCGGCAAGCGAGATCGGAACTGGAAAAGGCTTTGCCTATCAGGAGTTTCTGGATCAGCTTGGCGCGTTTCTCGGACCGGTACTGCTTTTTGTAACAGCTCTTGTAAAAGGTACAGACGACCTTTTTACAACATATAGAATCTCTTTTGCGATACTGCTTGTTCCTGCAATGATCACCATAGCTCTTGTTTTGACAGCAAAGATAAGATACCCTGATCCGGAGATCTTTGAAAAGCAGGAAGATAAACCGGCAAGCTTTGAATTCAGGAAGTCATTTGTTCTGTTCATGGCGGCCATCTGCTTTTTTGCTTTTGGCTTTGCAGACTTCACCCTGATCACACTTCATTCGGCTAATACCGGAGCATTTAATGAATCCATGCTCAGCCTGCTATATGCTGGGGCAATGGCTGTGGATGCCTTTGCTGCACTATTCTTTGGCTGGCTTTATGATAAGGTCGGGCTGAAGGCTCTGATCATTTCCACACTATGCAGCACATTCTTCTCATATTTTGTTTTTATGACTGGAAATGCCTGGTTGATCGGAGCTGGGATAATTCTGTGGGGGATTGGAATGGGTGCGCAGGAAAGTATTATGAAAGCAGCTGTCAGTGGAATCGTCCCGCGTTCCATGCGAAGCACCGGTTTCGGAATATTTGAGACAGGATTTGGTATTGCATGGTTTCTGGGCAGTTGGCTTCTCGGTGCCCTGTATGATTTGAATCCTGTGTATCTTGTCACTGTGTCTGTGGTATCACAGTTTCTGGCGATTGCATTTTATGCTTTATGCCTCCGGTGCAATACGACAGAGTGCTAACAATTCCAGTTTGCTGGAATGAGCATTATACCGGAAGTTAATCTAATCATACCCATAAACATTTAAAGAATATTGCCGATATAAAAGATAGCAACGGAAATGCGTGTCTTTTCAATGGAATGAACATCCTTGAAAGGGCACGTTTTTTGTTATCTGGAGGCAAACATGGGTATAGCAGCGATAGCGAATGATTATTTAACAAGACCATTAAGATCTGCAGCTGGAAAAGAGACAACTCCCGTCATAAGTGAGACTGAAAGCTTTGGACAGAAGCTACAGGCTGAAACTGAGAAAAAATGTCCATATAGCTTTCTGGCGAAGGATGGAGTCATACAGTACAAAGGAGT harbors:
- a CDS encoding MarR family winged helix-turn-helix transcriptional regulator: MDKVKLFRESTRELERNLEKLNSSDCCQCNVNTSQCFLVVEIGRKPGICVKELAELLKMDKSAVSRSVEELVQKGYVLREPSKRDRRCVVLNLTDEGMARFNTIEKDMNLKFERVFSMIPKEKQSQVLEALNIYNDAIKKSEVECCD
- a CDS encoding GNAT family N-acetyltransferase is translated as MIREMRDEDWGTVSEIYKQGLEEGTSTFNTECPSFTEWNEGHVKNCRFVFEEEGKVVGWIALSPSSSRCAYKGCVEMSVYVDRNYRGHGIGTALVNTIIREAEKDGYWSIYSAIFSINKASIALHKKCGFREIGYRERIAKDRFGKWQNTTLMEYRAS
- a CDS encoding DUF5714 domain-containing protein; the encoded protein is MTIEEKANRIIEDIRNEKGVNPIKMFKSMAKKAYISIHGPEHHILDGACLLMAYHNAGGKIDIDYALEKLLKEGLRMPGAMCGLWGICGAITSIGAALSIIDGTGPLSEDGSWGDHMAFTSSAIGELGQINGPRCCKRDAMIAFKHGIEYVRQHYGVQIEYEKQHCEFSSQNQQCIKERCPFFG
- a CDS encoding MFS transporter — encoded protein: MDKKRALSGAIIFITLMGIVSLFSDMTHEGARSILGEYLNLAGASAATIGFVSGIGELCGYSLRLISGFIADKTKKYWTFVITGYVIQALAIPALALVPEHGWIWACGLVILERIGKAIKKPAKNTLVSFAASEIGTGKGFAYQEFLDQLGAFLGPVLLFVTALVKGTDDLFTTYRISFAILLVPAMITIALVLTAKIRYPDPEIFEKQEDKPASFEFRKSFVLFMAAICFFAFGFADFTLITLHSANTGAFNESMLSLLYAGAMAVDAFAALFFGWLYDKVGLKALIISTLCSTFFSYFVFMTGNAWLIGAGIILWGIGMGAQESIMKAAVSGIVPRSMRSTGFGIFETGFGIAWFLGSWLLGALYDLNPVYLVTVSVVSQFLAIAFYALCLRCNTTEC